One window of Saccharopolyspora phatthalungensis genomic DNA carries:
- a CDS encoding alkene reductase → MTQPLLRPYTLGTLTLPNRIVMAPMTRNRATNPDLAPTELHAEYYSQRASAGLIITEGTYVSPRAIGFIHVPGLYTETQVTGWKLVTDAVHAAGGRIFCQLWHTGALSHPDLQQDGALPVAPSAINPHDKAFTHAGHTPTVTPRALTAEEVTDTVAEFRHAARNAMRAGFDGIELHAANGYLFSQFFARSMNQRTDQYGGSIENRARFLFEVLDAVAHEVPPDRIGVRLNPALHELGGVIFDDPDRATFYGGGAPGYTDYPRDDQHHTLDTVQNNQRVGLDYATARARSRATRR, encoded by the coding sequence ATGACGCAACCGCTTTTGCGGCCTTACACCTTGGGCACGCTCACGTTGCCCAATCGGATTGTGATGGCCCCGATGACCCGCAACCGCGCCACCAATCCCGACCTGGCGCCCACGGAATTGCACGCCGAGTACTACTCCCAACGCGCCAGCGCCGGTCTCATCATCACCGAAGGAACCTACGTCAGCCCCCGCGCCATCGGCTTCATCCACGTCCCCGGCCTCTACACCGAAACCCAGGTCACCGGCTGGAAACTCGTCACCGACGCCGTGCACGCCGCAGGCGGACGCATCTTCTGCCAACTCTGGCACACCGGCGCCCTGTCCCACCCCGACCTCCAGCAAGACGGCGCCCTTCCGGTCGCCCCCTCAGCGATCAACCCACACGACAAGGCATTCACGCACGCCGGCCACACCCCCACCGTCACCCCCCGGGCCCTGACCGCCGAAGAAGTCACCGACACCGTCGCAGAATTCCGCCACGCAGCCCGCAACGCCATGCGCGCCGGCTTCGACGGCATCGAACTTCACGCCGCCAACGGATACCTGTTCAGCCAATTCTTCGCCCGCAGCATGAACCAGCGCACCGACCAATACGGCGGATCCATCGAAAACCGCGCCCGCTTCCTGTTCGAGGTCCTCGACGCCGTCGCCCACGAAGTGCCCCCCGACCGCATCGGCGTGCGCCTCAACCCCGCACTGCACGAACTGGGCGGAGTGATCTTCGACGACCCCGATCGCGCCACCTTCTACGGCGGAGGCGCCCCCGGCTACACCGACTACCCCCGCGACGACCAACACCACACCCTCGACACCGTTCAGAACAACCAACGCGTCGGCCTCGACTACGCCACCGCCCGCGCCCGCAGCCGCGCCACCCGACGCTGA
- a CDS encoding MFS transporter, translating to MSELPSAPPSSPPTAAASTPPDRRRTIGVAFASWACASIEWYDFFIYGTAAALVFPQLFFPVTDSLTGTLLSFAAFGVAFVARPFGGALFGHLGDTFGRKKSLITALVAMGVATTLIGLLPTYQVVGAAAPVLLVLLRFLQGIAVGGQQGGVILLATENAPARRRGFYSSFAAAGAPGGVLLANGAFLLVTTMMPHEAFVTWGWRIPFVASFVLIVFAVGIQLRLEETAEFRATEKKTDRSRSPLFLAIRRHPRQILLAAGCYVAINITYYVFITFIVAYTTNKAILGMAESAVLSAVMIASAVELFALPLAGLLSDRFGRRTVFASGAVLLGLFCFAFWPLVDTGSVTLLTLALVVGLGLVHSLMYGPHGALFSEAFTTEVRYSSLSLGIQLANVLGGAFAPFIATALLAGFGTSTSIAIYMAIGCAIGAISTTALRPVAPAH from the coding sequence ATGTCAGAGTTGCCATCCGCCCCGCCCTCGAGCCCGCCGACCGCCGCCGCGTCGACCCCGCCCGATCGGCGCCGCACCATCGGCGTCGCGTTTGCCTCTTGGGCCTGCGCAAGCATCGAGTGGTACGACTTCTTCATCTACGGCACGGCAGCCGCACTCGTGTTCCCCCAACTGTTCTTCCCCGTCACGGATTCGCTGACCGGCACGCTGCTCTCGTTTGCCGCGTTCGGGGTCGCCTTCGTGGCCCGGCCGTTCGGCGGCGCCCTGTTCGGCCACCTCGGCGACACCTTCGGCCGCAAGAAAAGCCTCATCACCGCCCTTGTCGCCATGGGAGTGGCGACGACCCTGATCGGACTGCTGCCTACCTACCAGGTCGTCGGCGCCGCCGCACCAGTGCTGCTGGTGTTGCTGCGGTTCCTGCAAGGCATCGCGGTCGGAGGCCAGCAAGGAGGCGTCATCCTACTGGCCACCGAGAACGCACCCGCTAGGCGACGCGGCTTCTACAGCAGCTTCGCGGCGGCAGGCGCACCGGGCGGCGTACTCCTCGCGAACGGCGCATTCCTGCTGGTCACGACCATGATGCCGCACGAGGCATTCGTCACGTGGGGATGGCGGATCCCGTTCGTGGCCAGCTTCGTCCTCATCGTGTTCGCCGTCGGGATTCAGTTGCGGCTTGAGGAGACCGCGGAATTCCGGGCCACTGAGAAGAAGACCGACCGCAGCCGATCCCCGCTGTTCCTGGCGATCCGGCGCCATCCCCGTCAGATCCTGCTCGCGGCCGGCTGCTACGTCGCGATCAACATCACCTACTACGTATTCATCACCTTCATCGTGGCCTATACGACGAACAAGGCGATTCTTGGCATGGCCGAAAGCGCCGTGCTCAGCGCCGTGATGATCGCCTCTGCTGTCGAACTGTTCGCACTTCCGTTGGCCGGACTGCTGTCGGACCGGTTCGGCCGACGGACCGTCTTCGCCAGCGGCGCCGTCCTGCTCGGCCTGTTCTGCTTCGCCTTCTGGCCCCTCGTCGACACCGGCTCCGTCACGCTCCTCACCCTCGCGCTGGTCGTCGGCCTCGGACTCGTGCACAGCCTCATGTACGGGCCCCACGGTGCCCTCTTCTCCGAAGCCTTCACCACCGAGGTCCGCTACTCCTCCCTGTCGCTGGGCATCCAGCTCGCCAACGTTCTCGGCGGCGCGTTCGCCCCCTTCATCGCCACCGCCTTACTCGCGGGCTTCGGAACCTCAACATCAATCGCCATTTACATGGCGATCGGATGCGCAATTGGCGCCATCAGCACAACAGCGCTGCGGCCGGTCGCGCCCGCGCACTGA
- a CDS encoding acyl-CoA dehydrogenase family protein, producing the protein MDAESFDQVVTAVRRLVRDLVVPREQEIEDADAIPDEIRAAAADMGLFGYALPEEYGGLGVTMSEDVRLAFEFGYTAPAFRSLFGTNNGIAGQMIARFGNETQRAEFLPRLAAGELIASFALTESEAGSDPSGMRTTARRQGDGWVLDGTKRYITNAPLADLFVVFARTDSGQRGSKGISAFVVDAGTPGLTIGPRDAKMGQHGAWTAEVYLDGVQVPESRMIGAEGRAFRSAMTVLSRGRLHIAALCVGLCQRVLDESVAHAAASRQGGRPIGEYQLVQAMLAESYTELAAGRALVLDAAARYDSGEDTSKGPSAAKLYCSEMASRITDRGVQVHGGMGYLSTTPVERLFRDARLYRIYEGTSEVQKVIIARDLLREVAP; encoded by the coding sequence GTGGACGCTGAATCCTTTGACCAGGTCGTCACCGCCGTCCGTCGGCTGGTCCGTGACCTCGTGGTCCCCCGGGAGCAGGAGATCGAGGACGCCGACGCGATTCCCGACGAGATCCGCGCCGCTGCGGCCGACATGGGCCTGTTCGGGTACGCGCTGCCGGAGGAGTACGGCGGCTTGGGAGTCACGATGTCCGAGGACGTCAGGCTTGCCTTCGAATTCGGCTACACCGCGCCCGCCTTCCGGTCCTTGTTCGGGACGAACAACGGCATCGCAGGGCAGATGATCGCGCGCTTCGGTAACGAGACGCAACGTGCCGAGTTCCTGCCCCGGCTCGCCGCGGGCGAGCTGATCGCCTCCTTCGCCCTCACGGAATCCGAGGCAGGTTCGGACCCCTCCGGGATGCGCACGACCGCCCGGCGCCAGGGCGACGGCTGGGTGCTCGACGGCACCAAGCGCTACATCACCAACGCGCCGCTCGCGGACCTGTTCGTCGTGTTCGCACGCACCGACAGCGGGCAGCGCGGCAGCAAAGGAATCTCGGCATTCGTCGTCGATGCCGGCACTCCCGGGCTCACAATCGGTCCGCGCGACGCCAAGATGGGCCAGCACGGTGCCTGGACCGCCGAGGTATACCTCGACGGCGTTCAAGTCCCGGAGAGCCGGATGATCGGTGCTGAGGGTCGGGCGTTCCGCAGCGCGATGACCGTGCTCTCCCGAGGCCGCCTGCACATCGCCGCCCTGTGCGTCGGACTCTGCCAGCGGGTGCTCGACGAGTCCGTGGCGCACGCCGCGGCGAGCCGTCAGGGCGGTCGGCCGATCGGCGAATACCAGCTAGTCCAAGCCATGCTCGCCGAGTCCTACACCGAACTGGCCGCCGGCCGGGCACTGGTACTCGACGCCGCCGCCCGCTATGACAGCGGCGAGGACACCTCAAAAGGCCCCTCGGCCGCGAAGTTGTACTGCAGTGAGATGGCCTCCCGGATCACCGATCGCGGTGTCCAGGTGCACGGCGGGATGGGTTATCTCAGCACCACCCCGGTCGAGAGGCTATTCCGCGACGCGCGCCTCTATCGCATCTACGAAGGCACCAGCGAGGTGCAGAAGGTCATCATCGCCCGTGACCTGCTGCGGGAGGTGGCCCCTTGA
- a CDS encoding acetyl-CoA C-acetyltransferase has product MRRAAIVNPLRTPVGTFGGALRDVPVEDLAATVVRALLSASGVDPGRVDDVVFAQSYANSEVPCVGRWAALHAGLPIGVPGMQLDRRCGGGLQALLTAGMMVQTGAADVVLAGGVESMSRIEYYSTAARWGARAGTVALYDRLDRGRERSQPEARFGPISGMVETAENLAADFGIDRAQADAYAARSHQRAAAAWKDGRFDDEVVPVEVPRRREGPLLVTADEGVRPESTPETLAGLRPIREGGTVTAGNASQQNDAAAACLVVAEDRLSELGLEPLGYLGSWTAVGCEPSRMGIGPVPATAKLAARVGLSPRELLDGMDLVELNEAFAVQVLAVLEGWGWHDHDRLNVNGSGISLGHPIGATGMRMITTLLHELRRRGGRKGLATMCIGGGQGLAATIETR; this is encoded by the coding sequence TTGCGACGCGCAGCCATCGTCAATCCGCTTCGTACCCCCGTCGGAACCTTTGGAGGTGCTTTGCGCGACGTCCCGGTGGAGGACCTCGCCGCGACCGTCGTCCGTGCGCTGCTTTCGGCGTCCGGTGTCGATCCCGGGCGGGTCGACGACGTCGTGTTCGCGCAGTCGTACGCGAACTCGGAAGTGCCCTGTGTGGGGCGTTGGGCGGCGCTGCACGCGGGCCTGCCGATCGGCGTGCCGGGGATGCAACTCGACCGGCGGTGCGGAGGCGGGCTGCAAGCACTGCTAACCGCGGGAATGATGGTGCAGACCGGCGCCGCGGACGTCGTGCTCGCGGGCGGAGTTGAGTCGATGAGTCGAATCGAGTACTACTCGACCGCCGCCCGGTGGGGCGCCCGTGCCGGCACCGTCGCGCTCTACGACCGGCTCGACCGCGGGCGCGAACGTTCCCAGCCCGAGGCCCGCTTCGGGCCTATCTCCGGGATGGTGGAGACGGCCGAGAACCTCGCCGCCGACTTCGGCATCGACCGCGCCCAGGCGGACGCCTACGCCGCCCGGAGCCACCAACGCGCCGCCGCCGCATGGAAGGACGGCCGGTTCGACGATGAGGTGGTTCCCGTGGAGGTGCCGCGACGGCGGGAAGGCCCGCTGCTGGTCACCGCCGACGAGGGGGTACGGCCGGAGTCGACGCCCGAAACCCTCGCAGGGCTGCGACCGATTCGCGAGGGCGGCACCGTGACCGCCGGTAACGCCAGCCAGCAGAACGACGCCGCGGCCGCGTGTCTGGTCGTCGCCGAGGATCGGCTGTCCGAGCTCGGCCTGGAGCCTCTGGGCTACCTGGGCTCCTGGACGGCAGTGGGCTGCGAACCGTCGCGGATGGGCATCGGACCTGTGCCCGCCACGGCAAAGCTTGCCGCGCGGGTGGGTTTGAGCCCGCGCGAACTGCTCGACGGTATGGACCTCGTCGAGCTGAACGAGGCGTTCGCCGTACAGGTCCTGGCGGTTCTGGAGGGTTGGGGCTGGCACGACCACGACCGGCTCAACGTCAACGGATCCGGCATCTCGCTAGGTCACCCCATCGGCGCGACCGGCATGCGGATGATCACGACCCTGCTGCACGAGTTGCGCAGGCGCGGCGGACGAAAGGGCCTCGCCACCATGTGCATCGGCGGTGGCCAAGGTCTGGCCGCGACGATCGAAACCCGTTGA
- a CDS encoding phenylacetate--CoA ligase family protein, producing the protein MKPASATHWSAVEILPAAQARRLQDERLREQIAYLARHSAFYQAKFAEHGVDPNVVHTVDDLADLPFTEKQELRDSLAANPPLGLHVAAADDEIVQIQASSGTTGSPSYVGLTASDITTWCELGARALYANGFRPGDRLLHAFGMSKGFVGGLPVVQILQYMGILDIPIGAEAGADRLLRVQADQRPNALIGTPHFLAHLAEQAPSIVGREARELGVRAISVGGEPGAGLPSVRENLESLWGASVREMLGGTDIACTYWGECEQADGMHFLSPDLMIAELINPDTGERIEPVDGAHGELVYTALRRQASPLLRFRTRDHVVVTGTDCSCGRTGYKVRCVGRTDDMLIVRGINVFPSAIKDLVLGLAPATTGEMRIRVDFTGHSTQRPLPLVVEHAADLEPYRHDELRIAIEERVRSALNVKSVVELVPAGTLKRPDHVKVALIERVGA; encoded by the coding sequence ATGAAGCCAGCGTCCGCGACCCATTGGAGCGCGGTGGAAATTCTGCCCGCTGCTCAGGCCCGCCGACTGCAGGACGAGCGGCTGCGCGAACAGATCGCCTACCTGGCCCGGCACAGTGCGTTCTACCAGGCGAAGTTCGCCGAGCACGGCGTCGATCCGAACGTGGTGCATACAGTTGATGACCTCGCGGACTTGCCCTTCACTGAGAAGCAGGAACTGCGCGACAGTCTCGCGGCGAATCCGCCGCTGGGCTTGCACGTCGCTGCGGCCGACGACGAGATCGTCCAGATCCAGGCATCCTCCGGCACCACGGGCAGCCCTTCCTACGTCGGACTCACCGCCTCCGATATCACGACGTGGTGCGAACTGGGCGCCCGCGCCCTGTATGCCAACGGGTTTCGCCCCGGTGACCGGCTGCTGCACGCGTTCGGAATGAGCAAGGGCTTCGTCGGCGGACTGCCCGTGGTGCAGATCCTGCAGTACATGGGGATTCTCGACATCCCCATCGGCGCGGAGGCCGGTGCGGACCGGCTGCTGCGGGTGCAGGCCGACCAGCGGCCCAACGCGCTCATCGGCACCCCGCATTTCCTGGCTCATCTCGCCGAGCAGGCGCCGTCAATCGTCGGGCGAGAGGCGCGCGAACTCGGGGTGCGGGCGATCAGCGTCGGCGGCGAACCCGGGGCCGGGTTGCCCAGCGTGCGGGAAAACCTCGAGTCGCTCTGGGGCGCTTCGGTACGGGAGATGCTGGGCGGCACTGACATCGCCTGCACCTACTGGGGCGAGTGCGAACAGGCCGATGGCATGCACTTCCTGTCCCCTGACTTGATGATTGCCGAGCTGATCAACCCCGACACCGGGGAACGGATCGAGCCCGTCGATGGCGCGCACGGTGAGCTGGTCTACACCGCCCTTCGCCGCCAAGCCTCCCCCCTGCTGCGGTTCCGGACACGCGACCACGTCGTCGTCACCGGCACTGACTGCTCGTGCGGACGCACCGGCTACAAGGTGCGCTGTGTCGGCCGGACCGACGACATGCTCATCGTGCGCGGGATCAACGTATTCCCCTCGGCGATCAAGGATCTCGTGCTCGGTCTGGCACCCGCGACGACGGGCGAGATGCGGATCCGGGTCGACTTCACGGGCCACTCCACCCAGCGTCCGTTGCCGCTGGTCGTGGAGCATGCCGCGGATCTTGAGCCCTACCGGCACGACGAGCTGCGCATTGCGATCGAGGAGCGTGTCCGATCTGCCCTCAACGTCAAGAGCGTCGTGGAACTCGTGCCAGCGGGGACGCTGAAGCGTCCCGACCACGTCAAGGTCGCTTTGATCGAACGGGTGGGCGCATGA
- a CDS encoding enoyl-CoA hydratase/isomerase family protein: protein MSPKPYEEFPTLAIDRPRDGVLRIVLDGPDLHAVGADMHRELADVWTAIDRDDSVRAVLIRGAGDKAFSAGGSFELVESMLDDWQVRTRVLREARDLVYNVINCSVPIVSAINGPAVGAGLVAALLADVSVAGRQAKIVDGHVRLGVAAGDHAAICWPLLCGMAKAKYHLLTNEVLTGEEAERIGLVSVVVDDEAVQDRAMEIATTLAAGAPTALRWTKYALNNWYRQAGPLFDASLGLEFYGFGGPEVVEGVAAHRQKRPPRFT from the coding sequence ATGAGCCCCAAGCCCTACGAAGAGTTTCCGACGCTGGCGATCGACCGGCCCCGCGACGGTGTGCTCCGCATCGTGCTCGACGGTCCGGACCTGCACGCGGTCGGCGCTGATATGCACCGGGAGTTGGCCGACGTTTGGACTGCGATCGACCGCGACGACTCGGTTCGCGCGGTCCTGATCCGCGGCGCGGGGGACAAGGCTTTCTCGGCTGGGGGCAGCTTCGAGCTCGTAGAGTCCATGCTCGACGACTGGCAGGTCCGCACGCGGGTGCTCCGCGAAGCCCGCGACCTGGTTTACAACGTCATCAACTGTTCGGTGCCGATCGTCTCCGCGATCAACGGGCCAGCAGTAGGTGCCGGCCTCGTCGCCGCGCTGCTCGCCGACGTGTCCGTCGCCGGTCGGCAGGCGAAGATCGTCGACGGACACGTCCGGCTCGGCGTCGCCGCCGGTGACCACGCCGCGATCTGCTGGCCACTGCTCTGCGGCATGGCGAAGGCGAAGTACCACCTGCTCACCAACGAAGTTCTGACCGGTGAAGAGGCTGAGCGGATCGGCCTCGTCTCCGTCGTCGTCGACGACGAAGCCGTGCAAGACCGGGCCATGGAAATCGCGACCACCCTGGCAGCCGGTGCACCGACCGCGCTCCGCTGGACCAAGTACGCGCTCAACAACTGGTACCGGCAAGCCGGACCGCTCTTCGACGCCTCGCTCGGACTGGAGTTCTACGGCTTCGGCGGGCCAGAGGTCGTCGAAGGGGTCGCGGCGCACCGGCAGAAGCGTCCGCCGAGGTTCACATGA
- a CDS encoding CaiB/BaiF CoA transferase family protein produces MKAPHPPLDGITVLTLEQAVSAPLCTRHLADLGARVIKIEHPAGGDSARHYDGAVRGLAAHFVWLNHGKESVALDLGVAEDRALFTGLLELTDVVVSNLAPGALGRLGLSPAGLVEEHPRLIVVDISGYGTGGPLDHKRAYDLLVQSEGGSCAITGRPGEPAKSGIPIADVGTALYAFSAVLTALYDRERTGRGTVVSVAMLDVIGEMMGFALNQVLHAGAEPEPVGMGSPMVAPYGAYPTADGHTVVLGTTSDREWRRLASDLLCRPDLAADPRFVRNADRVRLRDELDAVLRAWCAERDLADIQRRADEAGIGNARLNGVRDLARHPQLADRKRWREVDSPVGGVPALLPPVISPDWNVRAGRVPALGADTDAVRAEVAAATGCTPETQPSPATTRRESRR; encoded by the coding sequence ATGAAAGCCCCGCACCCGCCGTTGGACGGGATCACGGTCCTCACCTTGGAGCAGGCGGTGTCCGCGCCGCTGTGCACACGGCATCTCGCCGACCTCGGAGCGCGCGTGATCAAGATCGAGCACCCGGCCGGTGGTGACTCCGCACGGCATTACGACGGGGCGGTGCGCGGGCTGGCGGCGCACTTCGTGTGGCTCAACCACGGCAAGGAATCCGTCGCGCTCGACCTGGGCGTCGCGGAGGACCGGGCGCTGTTTACCGGACTCCTGGAACTGACCGACGTTGTGGTCAGCAATCTGGCACCGGGTGCTCTCGGGCGGCTCGGGCTCTCTCCTGCCGGACTCGTCGAGGAGCATCCGCGACTGATCGTGGTCGACATCTCCGGGTACGGCACCGGGGGCCCGCTCGATCACAAGCGTGCCTACGACCTGCTCGTGCAGTCCGAGGGTGGGTCGTGCGCGATCACCGGACGTCCCGGCGAGCCCGCCAAGTCCGGCATCCCGATCGCCGACGTCGGCACCGCGCTGTACGCCTTCTCCGCGGTGCTCACGGCCCTTTATGACCGCGAGCGGACCGGGCGGGGGACCGTAGTTTCCGTTGCGATGCTCGACGTCATCGGCGAGATGATGGGTTTCGCCCTCAACCAGGTTCTGCACGCTGGAGCCGAGCCCGAACCGGTCGGGATGGGCTCACCGATGGTAGCTCCGTACGGCGCCTACCCCACCGCCGACGGCCATACGGTCGTGCTGGGCACGACGAGTGATCGCGAATGGCGCAGGCTTGCCAGCGACCTCCTCTGCCGCCCCGACCTCGCCGCCGACCCGAGGTTCGTCCGCAACGCTGACCGGGTCCGCCTGCGCGACGAGCTCGATGCCGTCCTCCGAGCCTGGTGTGCGGAACGGGACCTCGCCGACATCCAGCGTCGGGCCGATGAAGCGGGGATCGGCAACGCGCGCCTCAACGGGGTCCGGGACCTTGCTCGGCACCCTCAATTGGCCGACCGGAAGCGTTGGCGCGAGGTCGATTCACCAGTCGGCGGCGTGCCCGCGCTCCTGCCGCCTGTTATCAGCCCGGACTGGAACGTTCGCGCCGGGCGTGTCCCGGCACTCGGCGCTGACACGGACGCCGTACGAGCCGAGGTAGCGGCTGCCACGGGCTGCACTCCGGAGACCCAACCCTCGCCAGCCACGACTCGAAGGGAATCCCGTCGATGA
- a CDS encoding CoA transferase yields the protein MEVRPLFSVDSPKRPLAGLRVLECASFVAGPSGCMALGQLGADVIRVDPLGGAADYRRLPVSTRTGESLYWTALNKGKRSVAVDLRAPEGRELVAALATAPGSDGGIVVDNNAGRSWLAYESLAERRPDVIQVRIQGHADGRPAVDYTVNPEVGVPGITGPTDVAEPVNHVLPAWDLLTGMTAMTGLLAALHRRDRHGEGALLQIALADVALTSVANLGWLAEADERGADRPRHGNHVYGTFGVDFATSDGHRVMVVALTSRQWDALRAATNTEKVFAALEDALGVDFSLESDRYRLREMIAAVLRPWFVARTLEEVGHQLAAAPVLWSRYRSLHEAVTEFRALGSPPVLVEVEQPGIGAMISARSPLRIAAEYGASAVAPRLGQHTDEVLAQVLGLSDAELGRLHDRGVVVSGSA from the coding sequence GTGGAGGTCCGTCCCTTGTTTTCAGTCGATTCACCAAAACGGCCGCTCGCCGGACTTCGGGTTCTCGAGTGTGCGAGCTTCGTGGCCGGTCCGTCCGGTTGCATGGCGCTCGGTCAGCTCGGCGCCGACGTCATCCGCGTGGACCCGCTCGGCGGGGCAGCAGACTACAGGCGCTTGCCGGTGTCCACGCGGACAGGCGAAAGCCTCTACTGGACGGCGTTGAACAAGGGCAAGAGATCGGTTGCCGTCGACCTTCGCGCACCCGAAGGCCGCGAGCTCGTTGCTGCGCTGGCCACTGCCCCGGGATCCGACGGCGGCATCGTCGTGGACAACAATGCCGGTCGGTCCTGGCTGGCATACGAGTCCCTGGCCGAGAGGCGTCCCGACGTCATCCAGGTGCGCATCCAGGGGCATGCGGACGGCCGTCCTGCGGTTGACTACACGGTCAATCCTGAGGTGGGCGTTCCTGGTATCACGGGGCCAACCGATGTCGCAGAACCGGTCAACCACGTGCTGCCAGCGTGGGACCTGCTCACCGGCATGACCGCGATGACGGGCCTGCTCGCTGCACTGCACCGACGTGATCGCCACGGCGAAGGGGCGCTGCTTCAGATCGCCCTGGCCGATGTCGCCCTGACGAGTGTGGCGAATCTGGGTTGGCTCGCCGAGGCCGACGAAAGGGGCGCGGACCGCCCCAGGCATGGCAACCACGTTTACGGCACGTTCGGCGTCGACTTCGCCACCAGCGATGGTCACCGCGTCATGGTCGTCGCCTTGACCTCCCGGCAGTGGGACGCCCTGCGTGCCGCGACCAACACCGAAAAGGTGTTCGCGGCACTCGAGGATGCGCTTGGTGTCGACTTCTCCCTGGAATCCGATCGCTACCGACTCCGCGAGATGATCGCGGCCGTGCTCCGCCCGTGGTTCGTGGCCCGGACGCTCGAGGAAGTCGGTCATCAGTTGGCGGCCGCCCCCGTGTTGTGGAGCAGATATCGCAGCTTGCACGAGGCGGTCACCGAGTTCAGAGCCCTTGGCTCGCCGCCGGTGCTGGTCGAAGTCGAGCAACCAGGGATCGGTGCCATGATCTCGGCGCGGTCTCCGCTCCGGATCGCAGCGGAGTACGGTGCATCCGCAGTGGCACCCCGGCTCGGGCAACACACCGATGAGGTGCTTGCCCAGGTGCTCGGTCTCAGCGACGCGGAATTGGGCCGACTGCACGATCGCGGCGTCGTCGTGAGCGGCTCAGCGTGA
- a CDS encoding electron transfer flavoprotein subunit alpha/FixB family protein, which produces MAEVLILVEHSDGEVKKVTFELLTIARRLGEPSAVVVGEPGTAAKLIDKLAAYGAATVYVAESAEAASYLVTPQVNVLARVAASNTPAAVLIAASMDGKEIAGRLALRLGSGLLSEVVDLDSDGVASHSLFGGSYTARSKVVTGFPVITVQPGAIDAEPDEGAAVEQPVDVSAIDAGRNARITARQPADAGDRPELTEASVVVSGGRGLGSAENFAVVEKLADTLGAAVGASRAAVDSGYYPHQFQIGQTGKTVSPQLYVALGISGAIQHRAGMQTSKTIVAVNKDPEAPIFDIADFGVVGDLFQVVPQLTGEITKRQG; this is translated from the coding sequence ATGGCTGAAGTGTTGATCCTCGTCGAGCACTCCGATGGGGAGGTCAAGAAGGTCACCTTCGAGTTGCTGACCATCGCGCGGCGGCTTGGTGAGCCGTCGGCGGTGGTGGTAGGCGAGCCGGGCACGGCGGCGAAGCTCATCGACAAGCTGGCCGCTTATGGCGCCGCGACGGTGTACGTGGCCGAGTCTGCAGAGGCCGCTTCGTATCTGGTGACCCCGCAGGTAAACGTGCTGGCCCGAGTCGCGGCGTCGAACACACCGGCCGCAGTGCTGATTGCCGCATCCATGGATGGCAAGGAGATCGCGGGTAGATTGGCGCTGCGCCTGGGCTCCGGTCTGCTGTCCGAGGTGGTCGACCTCGATAGCGACGGTGTCGCCTCGCATTCGCTGTTCGGTGGAAGCTACACCGCCAGGTCCAAGGTCGTGACGGGTTTTCCGGTGATCACGGTGCAGCCGGGCGCTATCGACGCCGAGCCCGACGAGGGTGCCGCGGTCGAGCAGCCGGTGGACGTGTCCGCGATCGACGCGGGGCGCAACGCCCGGATCACGGCGCGGCAGCCGGCCGATGCAGGCGACCGCCCGGAACTGACCGAAGCGTCGGTGGTGGTCTCCGGCGGTCGCGGGCTCGGTTCGGCGGAGAACTTCGCGGTGGTGGAGAAGCTGGCCGACACGCTGGGTGCCGCGGTAGGTGCCTCACGTGCGGCGGTGGACTCCGGCTATTACCCGCACCAGTTCCAGATCGGCCAGACCGGCAAGACCGTCTCCCCACAGCTCTACGTCGCCCTCGGCATCTCCGGTGCCATCCAGCACCGGGCTGGGATGCAGACCTCGAAGACCATCGTGGCGGTCAACAAGGACCCGGAGGCCCCGATTTTCGATATCGCGGATTTCGGCGTCGTCGGTGACCTCTTCCAGGTCGTTCCTCAACTCACTGGGGAAATCACCAAACGCCAAGGCTGA